The Acropora muricata isolate sample 2 chromosome 4, ASM3666990v1, whole genome shotgun sequence genome contains the following window.
CTTTCCGTTGGCACGATTCGCGGTGCCAGGGCTTTTTCGTTTACCAATGGTGTCTTTTGCTAACTcggtggtctttgaaaaaaaaaacaggctacaGGTGACTTTTGATTCAATAGCCTCTGTAAAGCTTTCATACACAGAAGCAAATGAATTAGCATAAGAAGGACCAACCAGCCGGGAAGAAAAGGGCATCTATCAGTGTTAAGCCCGAGAGAGGGGAGGTCGGGAATGGGGAGAGGAtcctgacatttttttttagcaaaaactcaacttttttttagcaaaaaCTCAAATTACCCAGCTCCGAGACAAAATAACTAGCCAAAATCCGCACGTGGTGGCAAGTAAAGCTGCTCAAATGTCACCTTCAAACCTTAATCACGTACGATCAAAATCCCTACCCTGGGGACAGACCTCACGATCAGATTTCCACCACTCTTTCTTGATGGACAGCTTATTGTAAACCGGTTTAACGGTTTCAATGCAAGTTGTTTCACGTGACTATTTTATATaacatataacatttctttcgtGACTATTTTAGCAGCTCATGATTAAACTCGAACTGTTAAAAGCCCCAAAATTTTATTAACTGCAAACCGTTAAAAATTTTCAGCTGCCAGTTTCATATACTCTAGCTAGCCATATTCCTGAATACATATTCTGAAAACACAGTGAAAGATGCTACCATAAGTTTCCACACATTGTGAGAAAAGTGAAGTATTCAGCTGTGTTCGGCAGTTGGTCATCTACTGACTATGTGACTTTAAGTGCTGAGAAACGGTACGAAAGGTCTTTGTTTCGCAAGTTGGTTCTGTACGACTGAGAGCGCAATTTGAAAACAAGCTTTCCGTATGTTGTGTCAAACAGTCAGGTGCAAGCTTATTTTACCTCATTCAAGCCCTTCCGAGATGTAACATTACTTGTAACTCACCGACTCTTTATGATCGCTTTCGGcatttctcaaatgtttttCCCCAGATAGAGCGTCAACAAGTTCCATCGGCTAGCTTTTGATTTTTAGTGAAAGATTGAGTTCTACCGTTGCAAAGAAAATGCTAAGATTAGAAACTTTATTCCGTTAGACTTTTGACGATACTCTCTCCACGCGACCAGCTTGCGACATTTTATGGCTTCTGTTTACTGATTAGTTACAAAAGATACTGTTAATGCTCCGATGCTTTTCGATTTAAAAGAGCTCGCAGACGTTTTTACAACAGTGCATTGACAATTCGCaaaaatgtattaattttgatttCCTGGAAAATTGGACACTGAACGTTAGTTCTCTTTATCGGCAAAACAAGATCAGTATGTATGGTGATGAAATGCGCGCGCAACTTTTCTTAGCGCACATTcacagctatttctttggaCTCGTCGGTCCTAGTCACGATGGAGAATagggttattatttttttcatactTATATGCCAATGAACTGAAGCGAGATAAGCTGTCGGAGGCATGAGATGTGTCTATATCGAAGTGAGCGCCGAAACACTTCCCTTTCTCCGAAGTTCTATCATTTATCGGTCTCGAAAAACTGTTTCCTATGTGTCTCACCGCGCATCAAAAATCTTAGCATTTGtagttttgaaattaaaatggTTAAGGTATCaagaaaatatataaaatttaCTTGATTGACTTCGGCGAAATTTATTGCGGGAATAAAACGGGCAGTCCCGTTCGGGTAGTGTCGCTCCATCTTGCTCGCTCGGGTGGCCAATCACAGTGCAGGATTTGGTTAGTGGGAATACACGGAATCGTTGCTGTTATGATACACTTTGATGGCTCTACTTAAAGAGCATACCAGAATCTGACgtcgacaattttttttttcaatatggcggacaaaTCGAACTTTGACTCCCGGCAAAAGCGCACCCCCTTACAAGGAATTACTCTCGCAAATTTTGGTGCAAACTTAAACTTTGGTCCAACTCTCGTGCCAGCATCTGAAACCGCCTCCATCTCAAGGCAACAACCTATTTCTACACCGATGACGAGTAAAGGTATTTGAGACGAATCTTCCTTTGCACAAGTACAcctataaaataattattattgactatAATCAGCTATAAGCAGTCCATTATCGCTTGAAATATTGTGAAGAAATACCAAGGAAATGTCAGACCATTTGTCTAAAAAATAATTGAACTTGCTGCTGGACTGTTCCGATGATACGTAATAAGCTAATACCGAGTTATGAATCCGAACTAAATGTAATGTTTCGTGCTCAAATTACAGCATTCACTATAGATTTTGTCTCTGACAGATTGCGAATGCAGGTTACATTCGTTGGCATAAATTTCCGATGACTCGTTTTTAACTTTTGTTCAATGtattgtttttctgtgtttgttGAACTAGAAACAAAGAGGAAGAAATATTACCTCGGAATGATTTTCTTTATTATAATGTCTCAAGGCggaaaaaaaagctgaaaaatgtgCCAAGTTTCTGCTTGATATGGATATACGTTTTCTCAGGCATCACTTACACTTGGCTCATAGTAACTGCCCTAAACATGGTGAAATAATGTTGAAATAAATAACTGGGTATGTCTATCCAGAAATGGCTGGGTATGTTGCCTAGCTATTTCTGACCACTGCTATTTCATgctaattatgcaaataagggTCATGGTATTCTGCATTttatcattcattcattcattgttAGGTTTTTATGATATTCTAATGCAAggcaaaatcattttcatttttcataaaCCTTTGGATTAGAAATTATTGGTCAGATGATCCATTTAACTTataaaactagtagtaatcaaggattaggagtgcgttctctacctgtgataattgttgtctgttactgaaatcattactgtgaacggctgaagttttacagacataacatatactgacaaagtccactgttgttctgtggattttgacatgacctttgatgacaccttgcgtgacggctccagttttgggtaaactcgcaaattccatgttatgaaaacgtctcattttcactttcactagtaatgtttaagtataaaggctaaattttaaaaagaatacttgcatgtgttacatctagtactccgtgtattctgagctggaagcacaaatatcagctaacatctgtgacatttactctcgcgtttccgtttatccctggtttattttaacaaactcccggacaaaccccgtgcgactggcaataattatttccgccgatgaataaaaataagtcagcttttacattgctcttccttagttctggcttactcttataggtcttggcttcagagtactcttccatcgattcaatttcgaccttcggcggaaacagactgaactatttgtggccactgcaactatatattaaagtcaacaaatgtaatcaaactaaagccaatgaaatatggctgttcccacgcgtacggttaatatcccaaagccaaggcgattcaaagtcgtgttcgtaaacagaataaataatgttgtcaacaaaagcacgtcacctcacatcctgaccaaacaggctaCGCTCGGTctagaataaaaactcctagaaacgagtgatcgcgaagaaatcgtctcgtattcatgtgctttgcgatgatgtaatttgttttcgcccgaccaaaaactctcactccagactgcattgggactgcattgggactgcattgtcttttttgtcgaatgcaatcagagttaaaaaccagttagcttcaaagaaacgcccaaaaagtcgaaaacaacgaaagaagccacaaaagagagcaagcatgacgtgacagatggacacgaaaacgaggcccaaagcccctgcaaaaacctacaggggtggccaatttgcagtccaaaaaatctcgatttctcgcgcctgctaaaccaaattaggatgcgttctctcgttcctcgagaacgcaataaaaTTTCTCaggaataatttattcatttacacCCAAATTATAAGTCATTTGATGGCGTTATTTTTCTACCAAGACCAGattgctttgtcaaaatgctctcttattcaaatttgtcttctctcttgGGAATAAAGAGATATTAAtaattggaaaaattagcctGGCAATAGAGGTCACTAACAGCACTCTGGCTTTGGTAGTAAAGTgatgccatcatgcaaatgactTATTATCCCATTACTGAGATCATTGTAATAAAATGTGGAgatgcataataataataataataataataataataataataatgataatggtaatgataaaattaataatgatactaGCGTAAGTAATattagttgattgttattatttcgggatattatacaactatcccccgaaggggaggtgaatagtggtggatatataccgagacgcgaagcgtcgaggtatatatccaccactcttcaccgaccctgacggggatagttgttttagtatttaccaaatcagatggataaaaaaacgcttcttcactTTCTTCTCCTAAAACTTTTGCGAAACGACGcatcatttttctctctgttcgcaaaacagtgaatatccaaggatattccgagctactggagccaatcaaaatgtgcgaaaattgctatccactgatttggtaaataccaaaaaataatattttcatcaAGATACCCTCTGACATAAGAACATTCAGTTTACCACGTAGGGAATGCATGTATCTGTAGACTGCATTTCTGATCACAACTCAATACATGCAATACTGTGCTTGAAGAACAAAAGACCTATACTGAAGTACATAAAAGCTAGAGATTATAAGAGATTGGATGAGGACAAAATTAATTCAGATACAATATTGAAATCGCACCTTTTCACGTCTCACAGGTTTTTGAAGATTAGAACAATGTGTTATGGGCTTGGCAGGACTTGTCATTTGCGATAAACACACCCCATTGAAAgaattcaaaattaattgaacTGCATCTGTGCTGTAGATCACCAACAACCTTTGCTatattaaggtggctccctacagtttgaacagtatgtacaccagaaagagggtgaagaactaaaaatgagctattggtttcacctttaggtttaagctcctggcattcacagtgaagattaaccatacacctgggatttctttttcattaatatgagtatgttgcagactgttaccatggcaacaaacaatcttaaagataaccattttttggctattttccacctatttgcttccttttctagagttagcctcggtaagaTATCTtcaaactcggcagtcttgtgaaaacgctttcggacaataatttaatttgaaaaaatgaaaaatttatctaagggatttttaaaaatcttacaatttcctatttttgattaaaaaaaagaaatccttagataaaattttttcaaaaagtcaTATTTTGAAGTgtgcatctatatcatgaaatATACAAACTTTaagaaaatttcaccgaaggaaacatgagaaaagcgagctcgtgtttccttcgtttgcatctttgtgacgtcttacaatttcgagacgaccacgcgcgcatgcgtatcagaggcccgcttgcgccacccgcttgtttgaaattctaaTAAAAcgataaattgttttgagctcttatgtccgaCCTAAAacctatttttggaaatattaggatacatgtttggagataaaattcggAAGAAGAAAAACTTACCCTttggatggctaacacattggaaaagagcaacgatggttgctaaaattcgacccgtgcgagttactcgcgatGGTTGATGTTCcgcgcgacttacgcgtagattttttaaggcttgcgccatcacgcgatttcgaaaccagttcgcgcgcggtcaaaaaactacagggagccaccttaaaatgaACTTAGATCTAAATGCCCCAATCTGTGGCAAGAGTAAAAGCAAGCTTGAAATGTGGTTATGAAGGCTCTAAGGCCAAAGCCACATACAGTACCTCTCCAAAATGTTCACAGAagtgaaaagaagaaaacggcTTTGTGGCTGAATAAGACGCATGACGGCGCATTGGAATAGAATGGGTTAAAATGATCTAGGTTCCTACCAAGAAAGATATTGTGGGACTTCTACTTTGAGTAACTTTGCACTCTGTGGGGTGCATGTTGTGACTAAGATCTGTTTTATTACAACTACACGGTAGAGCATCTCGAATCGatcatattaatttttgctttacttaaggACGAGGCTTCATGTGACATGCTTGGATACGATCAGTGGcctactttttttttatattacaaGCTAGATATTTGTAAGCTTTTTCATCAAGCACATAATGATGACCTGCCTGAATTGAATGCTCTCTGACATTTAGATACTGCAAATTATTGTTGATATACATCAGGTTCTTATATTGTCagtagttttcatttttggttATTATAACATCGTTATTCggtctttcttttattttctacaCTTATTATATATAAAGACTTTATATTCTGAGATGATCATTACTGAAAAACATTGAAATGTCAGATTAATTGGATGCGTAATTTAAAATGGTGACAGACTATCACAATAATTTGCAAGATTTTCATAATTGATGCTGatgatttttcttttaagagtAAAAATTCCTGTACTgaatatatttttctcttttatagTCACAGATGATCTCAATCAACATGGCAAGGTAGATGGTTTTCTTCATCAGCAAGCATCCACTCAACAGCAGTCTCAGATGCCATACCAGCCAAACACAAGGGAACCCTTTGAAAGTGGTACAAGCCAATCAACATTCTTTACAATGTCATCATCATCTGCCCATGATGACTTCCTCTCTGCACCTGCCAGTAATCAAGGCCAAGCATCTTTTACTGGACCCAAAATCCCCACTACCAACACATTGCCAAGTACTATGGGACCTGGGTCCTGGACTCCCCTTGGTCCATCAAGTGGTGTGCCTCACTCCTTCTCCCCACAGGCTACCAGTGAGTTCCAGACCTCTCCTCAGCCTCTGAACAACTTGGTAAAGACTCCTCTTACTAATTCAGGTACTTTGCCCCAGCCAAGTGCTGAATCGATGAAGAAATCCTCTACTCAGCCTGCTGTAAGCTCTTCTCAGACCCCTCCCCAGCCTGCTCCTGGTTGGGCTCAGACTCCACCCAAGCCATCGGCTAGTTTGTCTCAGACGTCATCTCAACCATCACCCAGTTGGACCGAGACCCCACCCCAGGCCTCAGCTTCAGAGTTGCAGACTCCACCGACCTCATCAAGTTCATCTCTGTCCACTGACTCTTCGATTACATCACTTCAATCAATGCCTCATCACTACCAACCATCTTCTCCTCAAATGCAAAGTGCAGCTCCTCCTGTGGTTACACAAATTGAACCTGTCCAACCTCACTGGTTTTACAGGAAAGGAAACTCCCTTTGGCTGCCATTTTCTTACATTGATTCTGAATGCTTGGAACAAGCCTTAAAAACACCAGCGAGTGGCGACAGGATTGTCCCCACAGATGGTGGACGGTATGATGTGAACCTTGACAAGAGGTTGCGATATCCCCTTTACTGGGAGGAGGGAGTCTCAGTCGTGAGAAGGTGTACTTGGTTTTATAAGGGAGATGGGGGATCAAAACTTGTGCCTTACATGGAAGACATGGCAGCAAGACTTGAGGTAATCCTAAATAGTTATATGATGTGGTTAATTTGCCATGTAGTTGCCTGATAAGCATCAGGTAATGAAAAGTTTTCTCCCTGAACCaatcttgtttgttttgttactGTATCTGTAGGTTACATTTTCCTTTTTACCTGTTCAGATGCAATTGGTAGTTTCTTAACTCTGTTTCatatttttgtcaaaatgatTGCTGCCTAAGTTAATTATTGATCTCTTGTTTGGCTAAAACATTGGTGACCTAAAAGGTACCAGTagtaaagaaacaaattatttgGATGTTTTTTCTATTGATTTGTGTACAATAAATTTATAATCTggagcattaattttttttattcattttatggAAGTTGCTGTTTGTCGTTGactaaaaaaattgatgaaactTAATGATTTGATTTAATAGCCAATAAGTAAAAGTTTAATGCCGGCGTTTACAACTGTACAAAAAAAGTAATGATCTAATtatgaaaacaacaatgatTAACAATAGTagtaatactaataatagtaattagtaaatttttagctcaggataatgattttccagctttctggttggttccctaagcccatgatatgagccattattgttaagtttaACCAAATGAGGAAAAACTaatggtgaatttcttgtgctgaaattttggaggtcggaaaaaattttttttgcagcatcttcagtaaagaaaatgtcacgatttgaggaggttttacccgaaaaaatcaagagaattacttgaaaatttactaaaacagttattctcgGACTTGCCTACggcctcattggttatatatatcagctcatatccggcgtgtcctcgaagaataactgttaactataataatgataataataggaACTTTATGTCTTTGAATACAGTTGTAAATCTATGTATAGGCAACTAACAACTGGCTACTTGAAATTGAGGAATATACTTGTATACTgtatttataaataaatcaactagaaacaaacaaacaacaacaacaaacaaaaaacaagcaaaaaacaaaagccaaaaaatgaaaattttatcaAGTCTGGGCTATCCCAAATCTTATTTCTACAACTAAAGATGAAATATGTTGCTATgatatcataataataataatgataataatgataataataataataataataataataataacaataataataataataataataataatgtattttTGTCTAAATCctcaaaaataaatatatatatatatattttttttccatctagGCAGAGTATTTGCTGGCGTTTCGAAAGAACCACTGGCCTTGTAGAGTTCGACTGTCAAGCGATGAATATGTTATGATACATAATACCAATGTCATGGTGCAATTTTCTCCAAATAATGAGTCTGAAAACTGGAGTGGAGAGGACATCGGAACAAGGCCAAAAGTTGTGAGGCGTGGTATTGCAGAAATTGAGGATGAAATTGATGATGGTAAGCTTGAGTTTGTGAATAATTTTAGGCGTGGTACGTGGTATGTATTGTGGAAAGACATACTCTTTACTATTGAAAATTGCCAGAGTGTGGTCTGTAGTCAGTTCTGTAACAACTGTAACAAATAGTTTTAATACTTCATTGGGTCATTGATAGATCTCAgattttaaaatcaaaatatggtgagaATTTACTTGAGAAAGGTTAACAAGGCAGTAACCAAAATTGTTAGTGAAGTACTCCATTACTGGACAGATACATGACAACATGAAATTTGCATGTTcgatataaaaacaaaaaccaaaaaacaataGTGATATCAAATAAAAGGCCTTGAAGATGATTCCATCTATAATTAGTTTGCATTCTAATAGATCACAAGTTTCAATAAATAAGCAGTAATGCTTGCATGTGATTAAACTTGTTCTTTAGCTGTAAGTCCTCCATTAAGCCCCCTTCTAATAGATCCCGCTtcctcttaaaatcaaccaTATCAATACCATGATATTAGACTGTATTAGTAATTAATACGACTTGCAACACTTGATGTGGACTGAAATATCTGTTCTTGTGTtccttgtttatttttgtcctGGAAGTTCAGATAtaattttgcatcttcgggtGCACGACCTCCAATTAATTTTTCATGCCTCATCTTGCTACCaatacattaatattatttttattattgctaAATTAAATAAGCCCACGTAAACAGGATCATAGAGTTTTGAAGAGTAGGAATAGTGTAGTAATAATAAGCTTGCTTGCTGGGGACAGTGATTACTGGTACCTTGAGATATGTGATGAAAACTTGAGGTCAACGGATTTGACGTGGTgaacaacaaaattaaagtaGTTACATGCACCAACAACAAGGtcatgaaaaagtaaaaaaaaattattgatatagtgataataatgataattagaATCATGATAACAATAAAAAGAAAGGTTTCATATTTTCTCCATTATTGCAAATCCTTTTCTTGTCACTTAGGTGAATCTGCTCAAATTGATCACTTGATTTTTGTTGTTCATGGAATTGGACCAATTGCAGATTTGAACTTCAGAAATATCATTGAATGTGGTAGGTTTAGTAACATATTTTGTTTGTAAGGGAATCACCAAACAGCAAATACTGTGGTGAACCTTGGTCAAAGGTGCTCCAATAGGTTTCTTTTTCTATGGCTGCTACCCCCTTAGGGGTAGGGGGTAGGGGAGGAAAGGGAAAGGTCCCTCTGCTTCAGTTTCACAATCAactcaattttaatttttctgcaaCGAAGAGATATATGATTGGTTCAGTCAGTGTCCTAAGTTTCATTTTCCAGAGTTGGGTTTACTGTGTACGTAGTTGAGAGGTTGATAGTGTTGGTTCTCTTTTCCAATCATAGAAGTTTTTCTTGGGTATTCTGGTTTTGCCCTCTAATAAACCAATGTTGCTTTGCATTTCTGTTCTTCAAATTGATTTGATTTACATTCTCCCCATTTAGCGGTGCACCTGTGCTGGTATTTATCGCAAATAAAAATTAGAAATTTTGTGACttgctggctatgttataaGTTTAATTGGTCCGTTTATTTTGCCCTATTAACTCCACTGCAGTTGACGACTTCCGCAGAGTCAGTCTTCGGATGTTAAGTGATCACCAAGAGGAGTTATCCAGAGGTCGCGCTATTGGTCGGGTGGAGTTCCTTCCAGTGCAGTGGCATTCAAAACTTCACAATGACACCACTGGGGTGGATGAGTACGTATAACCACAACTATAAAACTAACTTGTCTGTGTGGTCGGTGAATTTTGAGACAACGACGACAAGCAATTTGCGTAATAATTGTTTAACATTGAAAACAGTACTGTAGTAGCGCACGCTGTGGGAGCAGTTGTCGCGCGTTCCACGTCGTGAAATGACCTGCTTCGTAGTTGACACGGTGGACAGCGTGAGTACTAGAggaaaagttttcaaattgGAAAAAGATCCCCGAAGCGTTCATACCACTTTAGTTCTAGGATAGTTTCTTCACATTTTTTTCAAGTCCGGCAAACGAAGGCTtggaataaaatttattttcagatGAAGTTAAGCTCATTTTGGTCGAATAACTGGCGCCTGCGTGAAATAAGTTCCAAAAAGGGATGACTTCAAGGGTGTTCATAATACACACACCCCTCTCCCCTGCGCAGTGCAAAAGTTAAAGtaactttttgcttttatgtCAGTAGTTGCGTTGATACGGTTGTAAAGTTTCTCTTGGACGTTCAAAACAGCAACCTCAACCTAACTGTCAAAGGCAAACGCTAGAAGCTTAAGCTTTCCAACCTTTTCGTGTAATTTTTACTCCACTGTCGATTCGATCTCGAAATATTTCTTACTGGACCTTTACTGGACATGGAgaaatgtaaattattattattattattatttttatttgtttccttttattTATTCCCTGCAGACGTCTTCAGTCAATTTCTTTGGGAAGCATCAGGCGGCTACGAGAGTTCACCAACAGTACGCTTGTTGACATTCTGTTTTACACGAGTCCAACTTACTGCAAAGTGAGCTTTAAGCACAACCATGATTAATCATGATATTGAGTATAAAACCTGTGTCACCCGGTTAAAGATGAGGAAGTGTGGTTACGTAGTTAGAAAGCAGCACTTGCAATCCAGTGTTCGCAACTTCAAGTCCGGCTTCGGGATCCAACAAATCCACCTGCTGGATTTGTAGTGGGAATAGACTCATGCACAGCAGGCGATATTGGGGCTCCCATTGGAGTTTTCAGACAGACCAAGCCTCCGAACCGCCTCAGTGAGAGCTGGGTAACTGTCCTCTACTTCTTCATCTGATCCCTTATCTGAGTATGGGGCTGCCTCGTAGCTGTCGGCCGCAGGGTTATCTGTTATGTGTTACTTACGTTCTTCGCTAagaagagttcaccatgagtttTTAGCGCAACGTAACTTTCCCTGTCTTCTCGCGTGTCTCGCGCGTTGAGTCATAAACTTTAATGATCGCCCTAATAAAGCCTGTTGTGTCTGCTATTCAGGGAAATACCcaaatttctttggaaacttcTGTACTTATCTCAGATACTTCTATACTTGCTTTGTCTAGTTATCCATTGttatttacttcttttttttttttcgcatggAAAATAGAACATCGTGGATACAGT
Protein-coding sequences here:
- the LOC136913435 gene encoding phospholipase DDHD2-like, producing MADKSNFDSRQKRTPLQGITLANFGANLNFGPTLVPASETASISRQQPISTPMTSKVTDDLNQHGKVDGFLHQQASTQQQSQMPYQPNTREPFESGTSQSTFFTMSSSSAHDDFLSAPASNQGQASFTGPKIPTTNTLPSTMGPGSWTPLGPSSGVPHSFSPQATSEFQTSPQPLNNLVKTPLTNSGTLPQPSAESMKKSSTQPAVSSSQTPPQPAPGWAQTPPKPSASLSQTSSQPSPSWTETPPQASASELQTPPTSSSSSLSTDSSITSLQSMPHHYQPSSPQMQSAAPPVVTQIEPVQPHWFYRKGNSLWLPFSYIDSECLEQALKTPASGDRIVPTDGGRYDVNLDKRLRYPLYWEEGVSVVRRCTWFYKGDGGSKLVPYMEDMAARLEAEYLLAFRKNHWPCRVRLSSDEYVMIHNTNVMVQFSPNNESENWSGEDIGTRPKVVRRGIAEIEDEIDDGESAQIDHLIFVVHGIGPIADLNFRNIIECVDDFRRVSLRMLSDHQEELSRGRAIGRVEFLPVQWHSKLHNDTTGVDERLQSISLGSIRRLREFTNSTLVDILFYTSPTYCKNIVDTVGEEIQRLLKIFLQRNPMFSGKYSVCGHSLGSSILFDILQHQQVRRDFMTKNHTLDSVSEELVKDSTDNAAADSHEAAPTPDKESDEEVEDSYPALTEALAKLGLPEYVDLFEAEEMDMETFLLCGEDDMKEMGIPMGPRKKLMSYLRNQKQEMEKKRIEREERKKAKAQEKARVEAERRENFNTAKGELRSSDTRAGSSFIQAKRDSVISRSLSTASISSVEVLYEQGVAGTGQPYVEYPQLDLQFYALFALGSPIGMFLTVRGATEISLDYQLPTCPRVFNIFHPYDPVAFRIEPLVNPSLFVGPVLMPHHKGRKRLHLELRENLSKLGQNLKQSLIDSAMKTWQSINDFALAHCYQTPGEADATVAESTEVKESYSDPPPEPSRVGRLNGGQRIDYVLQEKPIESLNEYLFALGSHLTYWVSEDTALFILKQIYKE